A region from the Rhinoderma darwinii isolate aRhiDar2 chromosome 2, aRhiDar2.hap1, whole genome shotgun sequence genome encodes:
- the PHACTR4 gene encoding phosphatase and actin regulator 4 isoform X6 produces the protein MEDRSAEEGDPPMVPPAPPTPPTKRKSKFSGIGKFFKPWKWRKRKSSDTFRETSEVLERKISMRKPREELIKRGVLVEVPEVPEDTSVKSESPPLRNGHMSQGPTESQDDKNVKRNSRPDSTVPRPISQVEPAQEVLRESSKQPLVLRESSKQPLVLRESSKQPLVLRESSKQPLVLRESSKQPLVLRESSKPLLPPKRQLSTSNSVTQDHSAGQRPEQPQSVTRLSNSTPSPAPRTLLAPSAPKQPPVPPPKPPNRNSTPLMAELCQALGGTTLTPVGSRPSPPLPSKRGLPPSTDPVSGKEKVARPVSTPSPLANEVAAHSPPSPTLHSQAPKLPLLPPQSPPPTDIPLHSTEEEKDMPPNVSMLPLHIRIQQALNSPQPVPTLDNSQRAHSLLFVSNEVGSGEEKTRVRSLPVTIEMLKVPDDDDEVSFGEEDLSPERGDSNASRVYIGDVPSVTVIPSYIPPCLQEEDEEDEHECVSDSDSEGPILYKEEDEDDDDDSTTSALANKVKRKDTLAMKLGGKAGSQEQDTELPHRSREEWNQIRQQIGSQLNRRLSQRPSAEELEQRNILQLKNEADRLAERREIKRRLTRKLSQRPTVAELLERKILRFNEYVEATDAHDYDRRADKPWTKLTPADKAAIRKELNDFKSSEMAVHDESKHYTRFHRP, from the exons CAGAGGAGGGGGATCCTCCTATGGTGCCCCCAGCTCCTCCAACTCCACCTACCAAAAGAAAGAGCAAGTTCTCTGGGATAGGCAAGTTCTTCAAACCTTGGAAAtggaggaagaggaagagcagtGATACATTTCGTGAGACTTCAGAAG TGCTGGAGAGAAAGATCTCTATGAGAAAGCCCAGAGAAGAGCTAATAAAGAGAGGTGTTCTAGTGGAGGTACCTGAAGTACCTGAAG ATACTTCTGTGAAATCAGAGTCCCCTCCTTTAAGAAATGGCCATATGAGCCAAGGGCCCACGGAGTCACAAGATGACAAAAATGTAAAGCGGAACAGTCGACCAG attcaaCAGTACCACGTCCCATTTCTCAAGTGGAACCTGCACAGGAAGTCTTACGGGAATCCTCAAAGCAGCCACTTGTTTTACGGGAATCCTCAAAGCAGCCACTTGTCTTACGGGAATCCTCAAAGCAGCCACTTGTCTTACGGGAATCCTCAAAGCAGCCACTTGTCTTACGGGAATCCTCAAAGCAGCCACTGGTCTTACGGgaatcctcaaagccacttcttcCTCCAAAAAGACAACTTTCCACATCCAATTCAGTCACTCAGGATCATAGTGCGGGCCAACGACCAGAACAACCCCAATCTGTGACACGCTTGTCGAACTCTACCCCTTCACCTGCACCTAGAACCCTTCTCGCACCATCAGCACCTAAACAGCCACCTGTTCCACCGCCTAAGCCCCCGAACCGGAACAGCACCCCTTTAATGG CCGAGCTGTGCCAGGCACTGGGAGGAACCACACTCACACCTGTTGGGTCTCGTCCCTCTCCACCACTTCCTTCCAAACGAGGACTTCCACCCTCCACAGATCCTGTGAGCGGCAAAGAAAAAGTTGCTCGACCTGTGTCAACCCCTTCTCCCCTTGCAAATGAAGTTGCAGCGCATTCCCCACCATCTCCGACCCTTCATTCTCAAGCCCCCAAATTGCCGCTATTGCCCCCACAAAGTCCCCCTCCAACGGATATACCTCTGCATAGCACAGAAGAGGAAAAAGATATGCCACCGAATGTGTCCATGCTGCCTCTTCATATTCGCATTCAGCAGGCTCTCAACAGTCCACAACCAGTGCCCACATTGGATAATTCCCAGCGGGCGCACTCCCTTTTATTTGTTTCCAATGAAGTGGGGTCTGGTGAGGAGAAAACACGCGTGAGATCCTTGCCTGTCACTATAGAGATGCTTAAAGT GCCTGATGACGATGATGAAGTGAGCTTCGGGGAGGAAGATTTATCTCCAGAAAGAGGCGATTCTAATGCTTCAAGGGTATATATCGGAGATGTTCCTTCTGTTACTGTAATACCAAGCTACATTCCCCCATGCCtccaggaggaggatgaggaggatgaaCATGAATGTGTTAGTGATAGCGATTCAGAGGGGCCCATACTGTACAAAGAGGAAGATGAAGACGACGATGATGATTCAACAAcaa GCGCCCTGGCCAATAAAGTAAAGAGAAAGGATACTCTGGCCATGAAGTTAGGTGGAAAAGCAGGTTCTCAGGAACAAGACACAGAGTTACCGCACCGCAGTCGAGAAGAGTGGAATCAAATACGGCAGCAGATTGGCTCACAGCTAAACCGGAGATTGAGCCAGAGACCTTCAGCGGAGGAGCTGGAGCAGAGGAACATTCTGCAAT TAAAGAATGAAGCTGACCGGCTGGCAGAGAGACGGGAAATCAAGAGACGACTGACCCGCAAG CTCAGTCAAAGACCTACAGTGGCGGAGTTGTTGGAGCGGAAGATTCTTCGATTTAATGAGTATGTGGAAGCGACAGATGCGCATGACTATGACAGGAGAGCTGATAAACCCTGGACCAAGCTCACCCCTGCTGACAAA GCAGCAATCCGTAAGGAATTAAATGACTTCAAGAGCTCTGAGATGGCCGTGCATGACGAGAGCAAACACTATACAAG ATTTCATCGACCTTAA
- the PHACTR4 gene encoding phosphatase and actin regulator 4 isoform X4, with amino-acid sequence MGQAFISRPVIPALQAEEGDPPMVPPAPPTPPTKRKSKFSGIGKFFKPWKWRKRKSSDTFRETSEVLERKISMRKPREELIKRGVLVEVPEVPEDTSVKSESPPLRNGHMSQGPTESQDDKNVKRNSRPDSTVPRPISQVEPAQEVLRESSKQPLVLRESSKQPLVLRESSKQPLVLRESSKQPLVLRESSKQPLVLRESSKPLLPPKRQLSTSNSVTQDHSAGQRPEQPQSVTRLSNSTPSPAPRTLLAPSAPKQPPVPPPKPPNRNSTPLMAELCQALGGTTLTPVGSRPSPPLPSKRGLPPSTDPVSGKEKVARPVSTPSPLANEVAAHSPPSPTLHSQAPKLPLLPPQSPPPTDIPLHSTEEEKDMPPNVSMLPLHIRIQQALNSPQPVPTLDNSQRAHSLLFVSNEVGSGEEKTRVRSLPVTIEMLKVPDDDDEVSFGEEDLSPERGDSNASRVYIGDVPSVTVIPSYIPPCLQEEDEEDEHECVSDSDSEGPILYKEEDEDDDDDSTTSALANKVKRKDTLAMKLGGKAGSQEQDTELPHRSREEWNQIRQQIGSQLNRRLSQRPSAEELEQRNILQLKNEADRLAERREIKRRLTRKLSQRPTVAELLERKILRFNEYVEATDAHDYDRRADKPWTKLTPADKAAIRKELNDFKSSEMAVHDESKHYTRFHRP; translated from the exons ATGGGGCAAGCATTCATTTCCCGGCCTGTGATCCCGGCCTTGCAGG CAGAGGAGGGGGATCCTCCTATGGTGCCCCCAGCTCCTCCAACTCCACCTACCAAAAGAAAGAGCAAGTTCTCTGGGATAGGCAAGTTCTTCAAACCTTGGAAAtggaggaagaggaagagcagtGATACATTTCGTGAGACTTCAGAAG TGCTGGAGAGAAAGATCTCTATGAGAAAGCCCAGAGAAGAGCTAATAAAGAGAGGTGTTCTAGTGGAGGTACCTGAAGTACCTGAAG ATACTTCTGTGAAATCAGAGTCCCCTCCTTTAAGAAATGGCCATATGAGCCAAGGGCCCACGGAGTCACAAGATGACAAAAATGTAAAGCGGAACAGTCGACCAG attcaaCAGTACCACGTCCCATTTCTCAAGTGGAACCTGCACAGGAAGTCTTACGGGAATCCTCAAAGCAGCCACTTGTTTTACGGGAATCCTCAAAGCAGCCACTTGTCTTACGGGAATCCTCAAAGCAGCCACTTGTCTTACGGGAATCCTCAAAGCAGCCACTTGTCTTACGGGAATCCTCAAAGCAGCCACTGGTCTTACGGgaatcctcaaagccacttcttcCTCCAAAAAGACAACTTTCCACATCCAATTCAGTCACTCAGGATCATAGTGCGGGCCAACGACCAGAACAACCCCAATCTGTGACACGCTTGTCGAACTCTACCCCTTCACCTGCACCTAGAACCCTTCTCGCACCATCAGCACCTAAACAGCCACCTGTTCCACCGCCTAAGCCCCCGAACCGGAACAGCACCCCTTTAATGG CCGAGCTGTGCCAGGCACTGGGAGGAACCACACTCACACCTGTTGGGTCTCGTCCCTCTCCACCACTTCCTTCCAAACGAGGACTTCCACCCTCCACAGATCCTGTGAGCGGCAAAGAAAAAGTTGCTCGACCTGTGTCAACCCCTTCTCCCCTTGCAAATGAAGTTGCAGCGCATTCCCCACCATCTCCGACCCTTCATTCTCAAGCCCCCAAATTGCCGCTATTGCCCCCACAAAGTCCCCCTCCAACGGATATACCTCTGCATAGCACAGAAGAGGAAAAAGATATGCCACCGAATGTGTCCATGCTGCCTCTTCATATTCGCATTCAGCAGGCTCTCAACAGTCCACAACCAGTGCCCACATTGGATAATTCCCAGCGGGCGCACTCCCTTTTATTTGTTTCCAATGAAGTGGGGTCTGGTGAGGAGAAAACACGCGTGAGATCCTTGCCTGTCACTATAGAGATGCTTAAAGT GCCTGATGACGATGATGAAGTGAGCTTCGGGGAGGAAGATTTATCTCCAGAAAGAGGCGATTCTAATGCTTCAAGGGTATATATCGGAGATGTTCCTTCTGTTACTGTAATACCAAGCTACATTCCCCCATGCCtccaggaggaggatgaggaggatgaaCATGAATGTGTTAGTGATAGCGATTCAGAGGGGCCCATACTGTACAAAGAGGAAGATGAAGACGACGATGATGATTCAACAAcaa GCGCCCTGGCCAATAAAGTAAAGAGAAAGGATACTCTGGCCATGAAGTTAGGTGGAAAAGCAGGTTCTCAGGAACAAGACACAGAGTTACCGCACCGCAGTCGAGAAGAGTGGAATCAAATACGGCAGCAGATTGGCTCACAGCTAAACCGGAGATTGAGCCAGAGACCTTCAGCGGAGGAGCTGGAGCAGAGGAACATTCTGCAAT TAAAGAATGAAGCTGACCGGCTGGCAGAGAGACGGGAAATCAAGAGACGACTGACCCGCAAG CTCAGTCAAAGACCTACAGTGGCGGAGTTGTTGGAGCGGAAGATTCTTCGATTTAATGAGTATGTGGAAGCGACAGATGCGCATGACTATGACAGGAGAGCTGATAAACCCTGGACCAAGCTCACCCCTGCTGACAAA GCAGCAATCCGTAAGGAATTAAATGACTTCAAGAGCTCTGAGATGGCCGTGCATGACGAGAGCAAACACTATACAAG ATTTCATCGACCTTAA
- the PHACTR4 gene encoding phosphatase and actin regulator 4 isoform X2 codes for MSEGETERAPGHRESSEREREAEPYSEELSQDLLSEPHRSRSAQIPCPPRAPVMEDRSEEGDPPMVPPAPPTPPTKRKSKFSGIGKFFKPWKWRKRKSSDTFRETSEVLERKISMRKPREELIKRGVLVEVPEVPEDTSVKSESPPLRNGHMSQGPTESQDDKNVKRNSRPDSTVPRPISQVEPAQEVLRESSKQPLVLRESSKQPLVLRESSKQPLVLRESSKQPLVLRESSKQPLVLRESSKPLLPPKRQLSTSNSVTQDHSAGQRPEQPQSVTRLSNSTPSPAPRTLLAPSAPKQPPVPPPKPPNRNSTPLMAELCQALGGTTLTPVGSRPSPPLPSKRGLPPSTDPVSGKEKVARPVSTPSPLANEVAAHSPPSPTLHSQAPKLPLLPPQSPPPTDIPLHSTEEEKDMPPNVSMLPLHIRIQQALNSPQPVPTLDNSQRAHSLLFVSNEVGSGEEKTRVRSLPVTIEMLKVPDDDDEVSFGEEDLSPERGDSNASRVYIGDVPSVTVIPSYIPPCLQEEDEEDEHECVSDSDSEGPILYKEEDEDDDDDSTTSALANKVKRKDTLAMKLGGKAGSQEQDTELPHRSREEWNQIRQQIGSQLNRRLSQRPSAEELEQRNILQLKNEADRLAERREIKRRLTRKLSQRPTVAELLERKILRFNEYVEATDAHDYDRRADKPWTKLTPADKAAIRKELNDFKSSEMAVHDESKHYTRFHRP; via the exons AGGAGGGGGATCCTCCTATGGTGCCCCCAGCTCCTCCAACTCCACCTACCAAAAGAAAGAGCAAGTTCTCTGGGATAGGCAAGTTCTTCAAACCTTGGAAAtggaggaagaggaagagcagtGATACATTTCGTGAGACTTCAGAAG TGCTGGAGAGAAAGATCTCTATGAGAAAGCCCAGAGAAGAGCTAATAAAGAGAGGTGTTCTAGTGGAGGTACCTGAAGTACCTGAAG ATACTTCTGTGAAATCAGAGTCCCCTCCTTTAAGAAATGGCCATATGAGCCAAGGGCCCACGGAGTCACAAGATGACAAAAATGTAAAGCGGAACAGTCGACCAG attcaaCAGTACCACGTCCCATTTCTCAAGTGGAACCTGCACAGGAAGTCTTACGGGAATCCTCAAAGCAGCCACTTGTTTTACGGGAATCCTCAAAGCAGCCACTTGTCTTACGGGAATCCTCAAAGCAGCCACTTGTCTTACGGGAATCCTCAAAGCAGCCACTTGTCTTACGGGAATCCTCAAAGCAGCCACTGGTCTTACGGgaatcctcaaagccacttcttcCTCCAAAAAGACAACTTTCCACATCCAATTCAGTCACTCAGGATCATAGTGCGGGCCAACGACCAGAACAACCCCAATCTGTGACACGCTTGTCGAACTCTACCCCTTCACCTGCACCTAGAACCCTTCTCGCACCATCAGCACCTAAACAGCCACCTGTTCCACCGCCTAAGCCCCCGAACCGGAACAGCACCCCTTTAATGG CCGAGCTGTGCCAGGCACTGGGAGGAACCACACTCACACCTGTTGGGTCTCGTCCCTCTCCACCACTTCCTTCCAAACGAGGACTTCCACCCTCCACAGATCCTGTGAGCGGCAAAGAAAAAGTTGCTCGACCTGTGTCAACCCCTTCTCCCCTTGCAAATGAAGTTGCAGCGCATTCCCCACCATCTCCGACCCTTCATTCTCAAGCCCCCAAATTGCCGCTATTGCCCCCACAAAGTCCCCCTCCAACGGATATACCTCTGCATAGCACAGAAGAGGAAAAAGATATGCCACCGAATGTGTCCATGCTGCCTCTTCATATTCGCATTCAGCAGGCTCTCAACAGTCCACAACCAGTGCCCACATTGGATAATTCCCAGCGGGCGCACTCCCTTTTATTTGTTTCCAATGAAGTGGGGTCTGGTGAGGAGAAAACACGCGTGAGATCCTTGCCTGTCACTATAGAGATGCTTAAAGT GCCTGATGACGATGATGAAGTGAGCTTCGGGGAGGAAGATTTATCTCCAGAAAGAGGCGATTCTAATGCTTCAAGGGTATATATCGGAGATGTTCCTTCTGTTACTGTAATACCAAGCTACATTCCCCCATGCCtccaggaggaggatgaggaggatgaaCATGAATGTGTTAGTGATAGCGATTCAGAGGGGCCCATACTGTACAAAGAGGAAGATGAAGACGACGATGATGATTCAACAAcaa GCGCCCTGGCCAATAAAGTAAAGAGAAAGGATACTCTGGCCATGAAGTTAGGTGGAAAAGCAGGTTCTCAGGAACAAGACACAGAGTTACCGCACCGCAGTCGAGAAGAGTGGAATCAAATACGGCAGCAGATTGGCTCACAGCTAAACCGGAGATTGAGCCAGAGACCTTCAGCGGAGGAGCTGGAGCAGAGGAACATTCTGCAAT TAAAGAATGAAGCTGACCGGCTGGCAGAGAGACGGGAAATCAAGAGACGACTGACCCGCAAG CTCAGTCAAAGACCTACAGTGGCGGAGTTGTTGGAGCGGAAGATTCTTCGATTTAATGAGTATGTGGAAGCGACAGATGCGCATGACTATGACAGGAGAGCTGATAAACCCTGGACCAAGCTCACCCCTGCTGACAAA GCAGCAATCCGTAAGGAATTAAATGACTTCAAGAGCTCTGAGATGGCCGTGCATGACGAGAGCAAACACTATACAAG ATTTCATCGACCTTAA
- the PHACTR4 gene encoding phosphatase and actin regulator 4 isoform X5, giving the protein MGQAFISRPVIPALQEEGDPPMVPPAPPTPPTKRKSKFSGIGKFFKPWKWRKRKSSDTFRETSEVLERKISMRKPREELIKRGVLVEVPEVPEDTSVKSESPPLRNGHMSQGPTESQDDKNVKRNSRPDSTVPRPISQVEPAQEVLRESSKQPLVLRESSKQPLVLRESSKQPLVLRESSKQPLVLRESSKQPLVLRESSKPLLPPKRQLSTSNSVTQDHSAGQRPEQPQSVTRLSNSTPSPAPRTLLAPSAPKQPPVPPPKPPNRNSTPLMAELCQALGGTTLTPVGSRPSPPLPSKRGLPPSTDPVSGKEKVARPVSTPSPLANEVAAHSPPSPTLHSQAPKLPLLPPQSPPPTDIPLHSTEEEKDMPPNVSMLPLHIRIQQALNSPQPVPTLDNSQRAHSLLFVSNEVGSGEEKTRVRSLPVTIEMLKVPDDDDEVSFGEEDLSPERGDSNASRVYIGDVPSVTVIPSYIPPCLQEEDEEDEHECVSDSDSEGPILYKEEDEDDDDDSTTSALANKVKRKDTLAMKLGGKAGSQEQDTELPHRSREEWNQIRQQIGSQLNRRLSQRPSAEELEQRNILQLKNEADRLAERREIKRRLTRKLSQRPTVAELLERKILRFNEYVEATDAHDYDRRADKPWTKLTPADKAAIRKELNDFKSSEMAVHDESKHYTRFHRP; this is encoded by the exons ATGGGGCAAGCATTCATTTCCCGGCCTGTGATCCCGGCCTTGCAGG AGGAGGGGGATCCTCCTATGGTGCCCCCAGCTCCTCCAACTCCACCTACCAAAAGAAAGAGCAAGTTCTCTGGGATAGGCAAGTTCTTCAAACCTTGGAAAtggaggaagaggaagagcagtGATACATTTCGTGAGACTTCAGAAG TGCTGGAGAGAAAGATCTCTATGAGAAAGCCCAGAGAAGAGCTAATAAAGAGAGGTGTTCTAGTGGAGGTACCTGAAGTACCTGAAG ATACTTCTGTGAAATCAGAGTCCCCTCCTTTAAGAAATGGCCATATGAGCCAAGGGCCCACGGAGTCACAAGATGACAAAAATGTAAAGCGGAACAGTCGACCAG attcaaCAGTACCACGTCCCATTTCTCAAGTGGAACCTGCACAGGAAGTCTTACGGGAATCCTCAAAGCAGCCACTTGTTTTACGGGAATCCTCAAAGCAGCCACTTGTCTTACGGGAATCCTCAAAGCAGCCACTTGTCTTACGGGAATCCTCAAAGCAGCCACTTGTCTTACGGGAATCCTCAAAGCAGCCACTGGTCTTACGGgaatcctcaaagccacttcttcCTCCAAAAAGACAACTTTCCACATCCAATTCAGTCACTCAGGATCATAGTGCGGGCCAACGACCAGAACAACCCCAATCTGTGACACGCTTGTCGAACTCTACCCCTTCACCTGCACCTAGAACCCTTCTCGCACCATCAGCACCTAAACAGCCACCTGTTCCACCGCCTAAGCCCCCGAACCGGAACAGCACCCCTTTAATGG CCGAGCTGTGCCAGGCACTGGGAGGAACCACACTCACACCTGTTGGGTCTCGTCCCTCTCCACCACTTCCTTCCAAACGAGGACTTCCACCCTCCACAGATCCTGTGAGCGGCAAAGAAAAAGTTGCTCGACCTGTGTCAACCCCTTCTCCCCTTGCAAATGAAGTTGCAGCGCATTCCCCACCATCTCCGACCCTTCATTCTCAAGCCCCCAAATTGCCGCTATTGCCCCCACAAAGTCCCCCTCCAACGGATATACCTCTGCATAGCACAGAAGAGGAAAAAGATATGCCACCGAATGTGTCCATGCTGCCTCTTCATATTCGCATTCAGCAGGCTCTCAACAGTCCACAACCAGTGCCCACATTGGATAATTCCCAGCGGGCGCACTCCCTTTTATTTGTTTCCAATGAAGTGGGGTCTGGTGAGGAGAAAACACGCGTGAGATCCTTGCCTGTCACTATAGAGATGCTTAAAGT GCCTGATGACGATGATGAAGTGAGCTTCGGGGAGGAAGATTTATCTCCAGAAAGAGGCGATTCTAATGCTTCAAGGGTATATATCGGAGATGTTCCTTCTGTTACTGTAATACCAAGCTACATTCCCCCATGCCtccaggaggaggatgaggaggatgaaCATGAATGTGTTAGTGATAGCGATTCAGAGGGGCCCATACTGTACAAAGAGGAAGATGAAGACGACGATGATGATTCAACAAcaa GCGCCCTGGCCAATAAAGTAAAGAGAAAGGATACTCTGGCCATGAAGTTAGGTGGAAAAGCAGGTTCTCAGGAACAAGACACAGAGTTACCGCACCGCAGTCGAGAAGAGTGGAATCAAATACGGCAGCAGATTGGCTCACAGCTAAACCGGAGATTGAGCCAGAGACCTTCAGCGGAGGAGCTGGAGCAGAGGAACATTCTGCAAT TAAAGAATGAAGCTGACCGGCTGGCAGAGAGACGGGAAATCAAGAGACGACTGACCCGCAAG CTCAGTCAAAGACCTACAGTGGCGGAGTTGTTGGAGCGGAAGATTCTTCGATTTAATGAGTATGTGGAAGCGACAGATGCGCATGACTATGACAGGAGAGCTGATAAACCCTGGACCAAGCTCACCCCTGCTGACAAA GCAGCAATCCGTAAGGAATTAAATGACTTCAAGAGCTCTGAGATGGCCGTGCATGACGAGAGCAAACACTATACAAG ATTTCATCGACCTTAA
- the PHACTR4 gene encoding phosphatase and actin regulator 4 isoform X3, protein MSEGETERAPGHRESSEREREAEPYSEELSQDLLSEPHRSRSAQIPCPPRAPVMEDRSAEEGDPPMVPPAPPTPPTKRKSKFSGIGKFFKPWKWRKRKSSDTFRETSEDTSVKSESPPLRNGHMSQGPTESQDDKNVKRNSRPDSTVPRPISQVEPAQEVLRESSKQPLVLRESSKQPLVLRESSKQPLVLRESSKQPLVLRESSKQPLVLRESSKPLLPPKRQLSTSNSVTQDHSAGQRPEQPQSVTRLSNSTPSPAPRTLLAPSAPKQPPVPPPKPPNRNSTPLMAELCQALGGTTLTPVGSRPSPPLPSKRGLPPSTDPVSGKEKVARPVSTPSPLANEVAAHSPPSPTLHSQAPKLPLLPPQSPPPTDIPLHSTEEEKDMPPNVSMLPLHIRIQQALNSPQPVPTLDNSQRAHSLLFVSNEVGSGEEKTRVRSLPVTIEMLKVPDDDDEVSFGEEDLSPERGDSNASRVYIGDVPSVTVIPSYIPPCLQEEDEEDEHECVSDSDSEGPILYKEEDEDDDDDSTTSALANKVKRKDTLAMKLGGKAGSQEQDTELPHRSREEWNQIRQQIGSQLNRRLSQRPSAEELEQRNILQLKNEADRLAERREIKRRLTRKLSQRPTVAELLERKILRFNEYVEATDAHDYDRRADKPWTKLTPADKAAIRKELNDFKSSEMAVHDESKHYTRFHRP, encoded by the exons CAGAGGAGGGGGATCCTCCTATGGTGCCCCCAGCTCCTCCAACTCCACCTACCAAAAGAAAGAGCAAGTTCTCTGGGATAGGCAAGTTCTTCAAACCTTGGAAAtggaggaagaggaagagcagtGATACATTTCGTGAGACTTCAGAAG ATACTTCTGTGAAATCAGAGTCCCCTCCTTTAAGAAATGGCCATATGAGCCAAGGGCCCACGGAGTCACAAGATGACAAAAATGTAAAGCGGAACAGTCGACCAG attcaaCAGTACCACGTCCCATTTCTCAAGTGGAACCTGCACAGGAAGTCTTACGGGAATCCTCAAAGCAGCCACTTGTTTTACGGGAATCCTCAAAGCAGCCACTTGTCTTACGGGAATCCTCAAAGCAGCCACTTGTCTTACGGGAATCCTCAAAGCAGCCACTTGTCTTACGGGAATCCTCAAAGCAGCCACTGGTCTTACGGgaatcctcaaagccacttcttcCTCCAAAAAGACAACTTTCCACATCCAATTCAGTCACTCAGGATCATAGTGCGGGCCAACGACCAGAACAACCCCAATCTGTGACACGCTTGTCGAACTCTACCCCTTCACCTGCACCTAGAACCCTTCTCGCACCATCAGCACCTAAACAGCCACCTGTTCCACCGCCTAAGCCCCCGAACCGGAACAGCACCCCTTTAATGG CCGAGCTGTGCCAGGCACTGGGAGGAACCACACTCACACCTGTTGGGTCTCGTCCCTCTCCACCACTTCCTTCCAAACGAGGACTTCCACCCTCCACAGATCCTGTGAGCGGCAAAGAAAAAGTTGCTCGACCTGTGTCAACCCCTTCTCCCCTTGCAAATGAAGTTGCAGCGCATTCCCCACCATCTCCGACCCTTCATTCTCAAGCCCCCAAATTGCCGCTATTGCCCCCACAAAGTCCCCCTCCAACGGATATACCTCTGCATAGCACAGAAGAGGAAAAAGATATGCCACCGAATGTGTCCATGCTGCCTCTTCATATTCGCATTCAGCAGGCTCTCAACAGTCCACAACCAGTGCCCACATTGGATAATTCCCAGCGGGCGCACTCCCTTTTATTTGTTTCCAATGAAGTGGGGTCTGGTGAGGAGAAAACACGCGTGAGATCCTTGCCTGTCACTATAGAGATGCTTAAAGT GCCTGATGACGATGATGAAGTGAGCTTCGGGGAGGAAGATTTATCTCCAGAAAGAGGCGATTCTAATGCTTCAAGGGTATATATCGGAGATGTTCCTTCTGTTACTGTAATACCAAGCTACATTCCCCCATGCCtccaggaggaggatgaggaggatgaaCATGAATGTGTTAGTGATAGCGATTCAGAGGGGCCCATACTGTACAAAGAGGAAGATGAAGACGACGATGATGATTCAACAAcaa GCGCCCTGGCCAATAAAGTAAAGAGAAAGGATACTCTGGCCATGAAGTTAGGTGGAAAAGCAGGTTCTCAGGAACAAGACACAGAGTTACCGCACCGCAGTCGAGAAGAGTGGAATCAAATACGGCAGCAGATTGGCTCACAGCTAAACCGGAGATTGAGCCAGAGACCTTCAGCGGAGGAGCTGGAGCAGAGGAACATTCTGCAAT TAAAGAATGAAGCTGACCGGCTGGCAGAGAGACGGGAAATCAAGAGACGACTGACCCGCAAG CTCAGTCAAAGACCTACAGTGGCGGAGTTGTTGGAGCGGAAGATTCTTCGATTTAATGAGTATGTGGAAGCGACAGATGCGCATGACTATGACAGGAGAGCTGATAAACCCTGGACCAAGCTCACCCCTGCTGACAAA GCAGCAATCCGTAAGGAATTAAATGACTTCAAGAGCTCTGAGATGGCCGTGCATGACGAGAGCAAACACTATACAAG ATTTCATCGACCTTAA